In a genomic window of Holophagaceae bacterium:
- a CDS encoding aminodeoxychorismate/anthranilate synthase component II, whose product MILLIDALDSFTYNLVQAFETLGAEVKVVRHDAITLEGAKALAPEAVVLSPGPGHPSESPGHMAIAQSDWKLPVLGVCLGHQALVAASGGRVIRAREPLHGEATPLRHEGTGLFEGLPQDLPIGRYHSLIAETSSLPACWRITGTSPGGEIMAIEHKTLPRWGVQFHPESILTPDGPALLANFLKLAGVAGR is encoded by the coding sequence ATGATCCTGCTGATTGATGCCCTCGACAGCTTCACCTACAACCTGGTCCAGGCCTTCGAAACCCTGGGCGCCGAAGTCAAGGTCGTGCGCCACGATGCCATCACGCTGGAAGGCGCCAAGGCCTTGGCTCCCGAGGCCGTGGTGCTATCACCGGGCCCCGGCCACCCATCCGAAAGCCCCGGCCACATGGCCATCGCGCAAAGCGATTGGAAGCTCCCGGTGCTGGGGGTCTGCCTTGGGCACCAGGCCCTGGTGGCGGCCAGCGGGGGCCGCGTCATCCGCGCCCGGGAACCCCTGCATGGCGAAGCCACGCCGCTGCGGCATGAAGGCACGGGACTCTTCGAAGGGCTGCCCCAGGATCTTCCCATCGGCCGCTACCACAGCCTCATCGCTGAGACATCCAGCCTGCCTGCGTGTTGGCGCATCACGGGAACGAGCCCCGGCGGCGAGATCATGGCCATCGAGCACAAAACGTTGCCCCGTTGGGGGGTGCAGTTCCATCCCGAAAGCATCCTCACGCCGGATGGTCCGGCGCTGCTGGCAAATTTCCTGAAGCTGGCTGGGGTGGCGGGACGTTGA
- a CDS encoding anthranilate synthase component I family protein has translation MLLRRLLPADLITPLSAFLALKPAGASLLLESCDLGERVGRHSFVLLEGQGEVRLEPPGKDWVEALRELASIAPLHSESDARADLPGPREAFPIGVGCAGYVGFEAIAALEPSLPLPAKNSLGLPTVWMRRFEAALVFDHLHQVAELQVLCADRSQGMARLDELAEQLTQVATPVEPAHQSKATAQLSQAQYEAFVMATQERILDGDVYQMVPSHRVRVEDPPSPLEAYRRLRRLNPSPYAFLLEWDGFALVGASPEMLVRVSEGQAETLPIAGTVARGGSDEEDAERFEALKRNPKELAEHQMLVDLARNDLGRIAIPGGVRVEKPLALQRTSHVLHLTTTVKATLKDGLDALDVLASCFPAGTVSGAPKLRACQRIAELEGDMRGPYGGALVRLGADGALDTALILRTAIYAGGAAYLQAGAGVVRASSPASEYRETLQKMGAVAEALGVNLSEMAT, from the coding sequence ATGCTGCTGCGCCGCCTGCTTCCCGCGGATCTCATCACGCCCCTTTCGGCCTTCCTGGCCCTGAAACCCGCGGGCGCCAGCCTGCTGCTGGAATCCTGCGATCTGGGGGAGCGGGTGGGACGCCACAGTTTCGTGCTGCTGGAAGGGCAGGGGGAAGTGCGCCTGGAGCCGCCGGGGAAGGACTGGGTGGAGGCGCTGCGCGAGCTGGCTTCCATTGCTCCGTTGCACAGCGAATCGGATGCTCGGGCGGATCTACCCGGCCCCCGCGAGGCTTTCCCCATCGGCGTGGGCTGCGCGGGCTACGTGGGTTTCGAGGCCATCGCCGCGCTGGAACCGAGCCTGCCGCTGCCCGCGAAGAACAGCCTGGGGCTTCCCACGGTGTGGATGCGGCGCTTCGAGGCCGCGCTGGTGTTCGACCACCTGCATCAGGTGGCGGAATTGCAGGTGCTGTGCGCCGATCGCAGCCAGGGCATGGCGCGGCTGGATGAGCTGGCGGAGCAGTTGACCCAGGTCGCCACGCCCGTGGAACCGGCGCATCAATCCAAAGCCACGGCCCAACTCAGCCAGGCGCAATACGAAGCTTTCGTCATGGCTACGCAGGAGCGGATTCTGGATGGCGATGTCTACCAGATGGTGCCCAGCCACCGCGTGCGCGTGGAGGATCCGCCTTCGCCCCTGGAGGCCTACCGGCGCCTGCGTCGCCTCAATCCCAGCCCCTATGCGTTCCTGCTGGAATGGGATGGTTTCGCGCTGGTGGGGGCATCCCCGGAAATGCTGGTGCGCGTTTCCGAAGGCCAGGCCGAAACCCTGCCCATCGCGGGAACGGTGGCCCGGGGCGGCAGCGATGAAGAGGACGCCGAGCGTTTCGAGGCACTGAAGCGCAATCCCAAGGAACTGGCCGAGCACCAGATGCTGGTGGACCTGGCGCGCAATGATCTGGGCCGCATCGCCATTCCCGGCGGCGTGCGGGTGGAAAAGCCCCTGGCCTTGCAGCGCACGAGCCACGTGCTGCACCTCACCACCACCGTGAAGGCCACGTTGAAGGATGGCCTGGATGCGCTGGATGTGCTGGCCTCCTGCTTCCCGGCGGGCACCGTGAGCGGCGCGCCCAAGCTGCGCGCCTGCCAGCGCATCGCCGAGCTGGAAGGCGACATGCGCGGGCCCTATGGCGGCGCGCTGGTGCGCCTCGGCGCCGATGGCGCCCTGGACACGGCGCTCATCCTGCGCACTGCGATCTATGCGGGCGGCGCGGCGTATTTGCAAGCGGGGGCGGGCGTGGTGCGGGCATCTAGCCCCGCATCGGAATACCGCGAGACCTTGCAGAAAATGGGCGCCGTGGCCGAAGCCCTCGGCGTGAATCTTTCGGAGATGGCGACATGA
- a CDS encoding metallophosphoesterase, which yields MERRDFLASIATAAAASQLALRGAEGSPDPRLASRITLLHTNDTHSHIDPFGPGSGQASGKGGMARRSTMVKQLRASSPNLLLLDAGDTFQGTPYFNQYKGKLDFELMSKIGYDASTLGNHDFDNGIAMLLEAMAFATFPFLNCNFDCKGAPALAARLSPWLVKEFPGFKVGLTGVGVDFQGLVSPENHKGVEWRAPEEALKPVIRHLRETEKVDLVVLLSHLGYDLQGDAIDDLTLAKQVPGIDAIIGGHSHTFLDQPTKIQQERGETHVFQVGWGGINLGRMDFAMSKGQVRAASGMPMPVSALA from the coding sequence ATGGAACGCCGTGATTTCCTCGCATCAATCGCCACTGCCGCCGCGGCCAGCCAGCTCGCGCTTAGGGGCGCCGAAGGCAGCCCGGATCCGCGCCTTGCCTCGCGCATCACCCTGCTCCACACCAACGACACCCACAGCCACATCGACCCCTTCGGGCCGGGCAGCGGCCAGGCCTCGGGCAAAGGGGGGATGGCCCGGCGTTCCACGATGGTGAAGCAGTTGCGGGCCTCGAGCCCCAACCTGCTGCTGCTGGACGCCGGGGACACCTTCCAGGGCACGCCCTACTTCAACCAGTACAAAGGCAAGCTGGACTTCGAGCTCATGAGCAAGATCGGCTACGACGCCTCCACCTTGGGCAACCACGATTTCGACAACGGCATCGCCATGCTGCTGGAGGCCATGGCCTTCGCGACGTTCCCATTCCTGAACTGCAACTTCGACTGCAAGGGCGCGCCGGCCTTGGCCGCGCGGCTCTCGCCTTGGCTGGTAAAGGAATTCCCCGGCTTCAAGGTGGGCCTCACCGGCGTGGGCGTGGACTTCCAGGGGCTCGTCTCGCCCGAGAACCACAAGGGTGTGGAATGGCGCGCGCCGGAAGAGGCGCTGAAGCCGGTCATCCGCCACCTGCGCGAAACAGAGAAAGTGGACCTCGTAGTGCTGCTGTCGCACCTGGGCTACGACCTCCAGGGCGACGCCATCGACGACCTGACCCTGGCGAAGCAGGTGCCGGGCATCGACGCCATCATCGGCGGCCACAGCCACACCTTCCTGGATCAGCCCACCAAGATCCAACAGGAACGCGGGGAGACGCATGTCTTCCAGGTCGGCTGGGGCGGCATCAATCTCGGCCGCATGGATTTCGCCATGTCCAAAGGGCAGGTCCGGGCGGCCAGCGGAATGCCGATGCCCGTCTCGGCGCTGGCTTGA
- the trpA gene encoding tryptophan synthase subunit alpha, with protein sequence MNNLLPFIMAGDPSLESLPGLLAEARALGIEAIEIGLPHSDPIADGPVLQAAAHRAILRGATPLRVLETLAGAAESPDLILFTYLNPLLQIGAERLVGLLRRTPVKALLVVDLPDSEEPEFEAALRSAGYPMIPLLAPTTDLERAKSLLDRRPDPGAGHPFAQRFAYVVARLGVTGTGGAPDLAPVRERVAALRTLSDRPLVVGFGLSDPRVLAEVRTMGATPVIGSALVQALAEGARLGDYLRPRMG encoded by the coding sequence ATGAATAATTTGCTTCCTTTCATCATGGCTGGCGACCCTTCCCTGGAGTCGCTGCCGGGCCTGCTGGCCGAAGCCAGGGCCCTCGGCATCGAAGCCATCGAGATCGGCCTGCCCCATAGCGATCCCATCGCCGACGGCCCCGTGCTCCAGGCTGCCGCCCACCGCGCCATCCTGCGGGGCGCCACGCCTTTGCGGGTGCTGGAAACGCTGGCCGGAGCGGCGGAAAGTCCCGATCTGATCCTCTTCACCTACTTGAATCCCCTGCTCCAGATCGGCGCGGAACGCCTGGTCGGGCTGCTGCGGCGCACGCCCGTGAAAGCTTTGCTGGTGGTGGATCTGCCGGATTCCGAGGAACCGGAATTCGAAGCCGCGCTTCGATCCGCGGGCTACCCCATGATCCCGCTGCTTGCGCCCACCACGGATCTGGAACGGGCCAAGAGCCTGCTGGACCGCCGCCCTGATCCCGGTGCCGGCCATCCCTTCGCCCAGCGTTTCGCTTATGTCGTGGCGCGATTGGGTGTCACCGGCACCGGCGGCGCCCCGGACCTGGCGCCGGTCCGGGAGCGTGTGGCGGCCCTGCGAACCCTTTCGGACCGGCCCCTGGTGGTCGGCTTCGGGCTGAGCGATCCCCGGGTCCTGGCGGAAGTGCGGACCATGGGGGCGACCCCCGTCATCGGCAGCGCGCTGGTCCAGGCCCTGGCGGAAGGAGCGCGCCTGGGGGACTACTTGCGGCCGCGGATGGGTTGA
- a CDS encoding serine/threonine protein kinase, translated as MDGPQNSLPSAIGRYEIKRLLGSGAMGSVYLAEDPRIKRKVAVKVVKMDAMRSDADRQEFMLRFQREAEISGLLNHPGIVAIYDVGESALGPFLAMEFVPGQPLDDLIKSGAPFPIKDKLRIAAGVAEALDHAHAAGIVHRDVKPGNVMITEDGRPKLMDFGIAKREDANLTQTGTFLGTPSYASPEQIREGTVDGRSDQFSFAVLVFEMLSGVSPFPGNSINTILYRIVNEPPIEVQPPVLGILPGGWQRIFFRALAKKPADRYASCGAFVKDLMDATTEIEKDERRELLGILRMGGDVPMPPIVSRASDETMMEPSSPSIMVAPRKNNGGLVAAGILLLGLAGAGGWYVLKGGTRVMVKSDPPKAAVFINDKKAEGETPVSVPLKAGDKVRIEHKGFEAAEFTFAAGDKPEPKLKPIVREMTLNSDPAGASVTMDEKLLPGTTPVRVTWNEGVTHHLTLQKGDSLGFNHDYAVGEKPGDTPLVLRHPDDVSPLDPTAAATLKLSGGFSVRLRVDGKDMGELTSSRPVALAPGVHKLDLSNAAVFYRDSRSITASPGQSIPIVVPGTAKITVETHPGSDKVSVDGTPTPVESDGSGSITVSRGRHVISVRGTKQPVDVNGDQKVSFKI; from the coding sequence ATGGACGGACCCCAGAACTCATTGCCCTCTGCCATCGGCCGCTACGAGATCAAGCGGCTCCTGGGTTCCGGAGCTATGGGCAGTGTTTACCTTGCCGAAGACCCCCGCATCAAGCGCAAGGTGGCGGTCAAGGTCGTGAAGATGGATGCCATGCGCAGCGATGCGGACCGGCAGGAATTCATGCTGCGGTTCCAGAGGGAAGCGGAGATCTCAGGCCTGCTGAACCATCCGGGCATCGTGGCGATCTACGACGTGGGCGAAAGCGCGCTCGGGCCCTTCCTGGCCATGGAGTTCGTGCCCGGCCAGCCGCTGGACGACCTCATCAAGTCCGGCGCGCCCTTTCCCATCAAGGACAAGCTGCGGATCGCGGCCGGCGTCGCCGAAGCCCTGGACCACGCCCACGCGGCGGGCATCGTCCACCGGGACGTCAAGCCGGGGAATGTGATGATCACCGAGGATGGGCGCCCCAAGCTCATGGACTTCGGCATCGCCAAGCGGGAGGACGCGAATCTCACCCAGACGGGGACCTTCCTGGGCACCCCCAGCTATGCCAGCCCCGAGCAGATCCGCGAAGGCACCGTGGACGGCCGTTCGGACCAATTCAGTTTCGCCGTGCTGGTGTTCGAAATGCTCTCGGGCGTTTCGCCCTTCCCGGGCAATTCCATCAACACGATCCTCTATCGCATCGTCAACGAGCCGCCCATCGAGGTGCAGCCGCCGGTGCTGGGCATCCTGCCCGGCGGATGGCAGCGTATCTTCTTCCGCGCCCTGGCCAAAAAGCCCGCGGACCGCTATGCCTCCTGCGGCGCTTTCGTCAAGGACTTGATGGACGCCACCACCGAAATCGAGAAGGACGAACGGCGTGAACTGCTGGGCATCCTGCGCATGGGCGGCGATGTCCCCATGCCTCCCATCGTGTCCAGGGCCAGCGACGAAACCATGATGGAGCCCTCGTCTCCCTCGATCATGGTGGCGCCGCGCAAGAACAACGGCGGCCTGGTGGCGGCCGGCATCCTGCTCCTCGGATTGGCGGGGGCCGGCGGCTGGTATGTGCTGAAGGGAGGCACGCGGGTCATGGTGAAGTCGGACCCGCCCAAGGCCGCGGTGTTCATCAATGACAAGAAAGCCGAGGGTGAGACCCCCGTTTCCGTGCCGCTCAAGGCCGGGGACAAGGTGCGCATCGAGCACAAGGGCTTCGAGGCCGCGGAATTCACTTTCGCCGCGGGGGACAAGCCAGAACCGAAGCTCAAGCCCATCGTGCGCGAAATGACCCTGAACTCCGACCCGGCCGGCGCTTCGGTGACCATGGACGAGAAACTCCTACCGGGCACGACGCCGGTCAGGGTCACCTGGAACGAAGGCGTGACCCACCACCTGACGCTGCAGAAGGGCGATTCGCTGGGGTTCAACCACGACTATGCCGTGGGTGAAAAACCCGGCGACACGCCGTTGGTGCTGAGGCATCCCGACGATGTGTCCCCCCTGGATCCCACGGCGGCCGCGACCCTCAAGCTGAGCGGAGGATTCTCCGTCCGCCTGCGGGTGGACGGCAAGGACATGGGCGAACTCACCTCCTCGCGGCCGGTCGCGCTGGCGCCGGGCGTCCACAAGCTGGATCTCAGCAACGCCGCGGTCTTCTACCGCGATTCCCGCAGCATCACCGCGTCGCCGGGCCAGAGCATTCCCATCGTTGTGCCGGGCACCGCGAAAATCACCGTGGAAACCCACCCCGGTTCCGACAAGGTCTCCGTGGATGGCACGCCCACCCCGGTTGAAAGCGATGGCAGCGGGTCCATCACGGTCAGCCGCGGCCGCCATGTGATTTCTGTCCGGGGCACCAAGCAGCCGGTGGATGTCAACGGCGACCAGAAGGTGTCGTTCAAGATCTGA
- a CDS encoding 5'-nucleotidase C-terminal domain-containing protein, whose amino-acid sequence MKLDTSILALILALAPLACQKVAPAPLPKPAPAASALVGDTKAAPRLLQAQSVGVVQEFADDPAIMAVLAPRQAEIKATFDLPLCACPKGLFRGRNGEENLLGYWVTDTMRARAARLAGKPVKFAMTNSGGLRANLPPGQLKVSDIYGVMPFENELVTIEMTGQDVMDAIKQGILHRGSEPSSGVKVVLSGTVDKPDLLITWEDGTAIKPDEVVTAATTDYLYNGGDAIPALKNGRRPFTTGVAMRQMLLDACGDLAKAGKPLEAPPLGRYNILPELYAAAREHKLGK is encoded by the coding sequence ATGAAGCTTGATACATCGATACTGGCGCTCATCCTCGCGCTCGCTCCCCTGGCCTGCCAGAAGGTGGCACCGGCGCCACTGCCCAAACCAGCCCCCGCCGCATCGGCCCTTGTCGGAGATACGAAGGCGGCCCCCCGACTGCTCCAGGCTCAGTCCGTCGGCGTGGTCCAGGAATTCGCGGACGACCCGGCCATCATGGCGGTCCTGGCGCCCCGGCAGGCGGAGATCAAGGCCACCTTCGACCTGCCCCTCTGCGCGTGTCCCAAGGGGCTTTTCCGGGGCCGCAACGGCGAGGAGAACCTGCTGGGCTACTGGGTCACGGACACCATGCGCGCCCGGGCCGCCCGGTTGGCCGGCAAGCCCGTGAAATTCGCCATGACCAATAGCGGCGGGCTTCGCGCCAATCTCCCGCCGGGGCAGCTCAAAGTGTCGGACATCTACGGCGTCATGCCTTTCGAGAATGAGCTGGTGACCATCGAGATGACCGGCCAGGACGTGATGGACGCCATCAAGCAGGGCATCCTCCACCGCGGAAGCGAACCCAGCTCCGGCGTGAAGGTGGTCCTGTCCGGAACGGTGGACAAACCCGATCTCCTGATCACCTGGGAGGATGGCACCGCCATCAAGCCGGACGAAGTCGTGACGGCGGCCACCACGGACTACCTGTACAACGGCGGCGACGCCATCCCCGCGCTGAAAAATGGCCGCCGCCCCTTCACCACCGGCGTGGCCATGCGCCAGATGCTGCTGGACGCCTGCGGGGACCTGGCCAAGGCCGGAAAGCCTCTGGAAGCGCCGCCCCTGGGCCGCTACAACATCCTTCCCGAGCTTTACGCCGCGGCCCGCGAACATAAACTAGGCAAGTAA
- the icd gene encoding NADP-dependent isocitrate dehydrogenase: MAAVQITPPANGEKIRIENGKLHVPDRPIIPFIEGDGTGADIWRASVRVFDAAVAKAYGGKRQIQWMEVYAGEKSFKQFDTWLPEETVQACRDYLVSIKGPLTTPIGGGITSLNVALRQKLDLYVCLRPVRWFKGVPSPVKHPEKVDMVIFRENTEDIYAGIEFEQGSEDAAKFLAFMKENYPKQFAKIRFPGSCGIGIKAVSQEGTARLVRAAIQFAIDTKKKSVTLVHKGNIMKYTEGGFMRWGYELAKKEFGAVEIDGGPWCKLPNGIVIKDAIADITLQQVLTRPDEFDVIATLNLNGDYLSDALAAQVGGIGIAPGGNINYVTGHAVFEATHGTAPKYANLDKVNPGSVILSGEMMLRYMGWTEAADAIINAMDKAIASKQVTYDFARQMEGAIEVKCSGFADVIIANL, from the coding sequence ATGGCCGCAGTCCAGATCACCCCGCCCGCGAACGGCGAAAAGATCCGCATCGAAAACGGCAAGCTCCACGTTCCGGACCGGCCGATCATCCCCTTCATCGAAGGCGACGGCACGGGCGCGGACATCTGGAGAGCCTCGGTGCGCGTGTTCGACGCGGCGGTGGCCAAGGCCTACGGCGGCAAGCGCCAGATCCAGTGGATGGAGGTGTACGCGGGCGAAAAGAGCTTCAAGCAGTTCGACACCTGGCTTCCCGAAGAGACGGTGCAGGCCTGCCGCGATTACCTGGTGAGCATCAAGGGCCCGCTGACCACGCCCATCGGCGGCGGCATCACCAGCCTGAACGTGGCCCTGCGCCAGAAGCTGGACTTGTACGTCTGCCTGCGCCCGGTGCGGTGGTTCAAGGGCGTGCCCAGCCCCGTGAAGCACCCCGAAAAGGTGGACATGGTCATCTTCCGCGAGAACACCGAGGACATCTACGCGGGCATCGAATTCGAGCAGGGCTCCGAGGACGCCGCGAAATTCCTGGCCTTCATGAAGGAGAACTACCCCAAGCAGTTCGCGAAGATCCGCTTTCCCGGGTCCTGCGGCATCGGCATCAAGGCCGTGTCCCAGGAAGGCACGGCGCGGCTCGTGCGCGCGGCCATCCAGTTCGCCATCGACACCAAGAAGAAGAGCGTCACCCTGGTGCACAAAGGCAACATCATGAAGTACACCGAGGGCGGCTTCATGCGCTGGGGCTACGAGCTGGCCAAGAAGGAATTCGGCGCGGTGGAGATCGACGGCGGTCCCTGGTGCAAGCTGCCCAACGGCATCGTCATCAAGGATGCCATCGCCGACATCACCCTGCAGCAGGTGCTGACCCGGCCCGATGAGTTCGATGTCATCGCGACCCTCAACCTCAACGGCGACTACCTGTCCGACGCCCTGGCGGCCCAGGTGGGCGGCATCGGCATCGCCCCCGGTGGCAACATCAACTACGTCACGGGCCACGCGGTCTTCGAAGCCACCCACGGCACCGCGCCCAAGTACGCCAACCTGGACAAGGTGAACCCCGGCTCCGTGATCCTCTCCGGCGAGATGATGCTGCGCTACATGGGCTGGACCGAAGCCGCCGACGCCATCATCAACGCCATGGACAAGGCCATCGCGAGCAAGCAAGTGACTTACGATTTCGCCCGCCAGATGGAGGGCGCGATCGAAGTGAAGTGCAGCGGCTTCGCGGATGTCATCATCGCGAATCTGTAG
- a CDS encoding indole-3-glycerol-phosphate synthase, translating to MDAFPSPQDLVQGTGLAPSSHLQKVLLSELERLPQLPSAAGSPRAPLSAEECGPFESALRDAFSRAGGAIIAEYKQGSPSLGPFAAGTSLQGQLTAYREGGAACFSILAEPRYFQGSSGHIAQAAELGVPSLYKGFVISEGHLFDAAASGAQAALLIARVLKEHTAIFAEAARALGLEPLVELHDLTEIPTAQASRARLVGINARDLSTFTLGAPSAAPLRKAFPNAVLIRESGLATPEDAVEAFSVGFDAVLIGEALMRSANPKGFLERILAGARTRAAS from the coding sequence ATGGACGCTTTCCCGAGTCCCCAGGATCTGGTGCAGGGCACTGGCCTGGCGCCCAGTTCGCACCTTCAGAAAGTGCTGCTTTCGGAGTTGGAGCGCCTTCCCCAACTGCCCTCGGCGGCTGGCTCCCCAAGAGCGCCGCTATCCGCGGAGGAATGCGGTCCCTTCGAATCCGCGCTGCGCGATGCCTTTTCGAGGGCAGGCGGCGCCATCATCGCGGAATACAAGCAGGGCTCGCCCTCCCTGGGCCCCTTCGCGGCCGGGACCTCCCTGCAGGGCCAGCTCACGGCCTACCGGGAAGGCGGCGCCGCATGCTTCTCGATCCTCGCCGAGCCCCGGTATTTCCAGGGTTCCAGCGGCCATATCGCCCAGGCCGCGGAACTTGGTGTGCCAAGCCTCTACAAAGGGTTCGTGATCTCCGAGGGGCATCTTTTCGATGCCGCGGCATCGGGCGCGCAGGCGGCGCTGCTCATCGCCCGGGTGCTGAAGGAGCACACCGCGATCTTTGCGGAAGCCGCCCGGGCGCTGGGATTGGAACCGCTCGTGGAGCTGCACGACCTGACGGAAATTCCCACGGCCCAGGCCTCCAGGGCCCGCCTGGTGGGCATCAACGCGCGGGATCTCTCCACCTTCACCCTGGGCGCGCCCTCCGCTGCGCCCCTCCGGAAAGCCTTCCCCAACGCGGTCCTGATCCGTGAATCGGGGCTGGCCACACCGGAGGATGCGGTGGAAGCCTTCTCGGTGGGCTTCGATGCGGTGTTGATCGGCGAGGCCCTGATGCGCAGCGCCAATCCGAAGGGCTTCCTGGAGCGGATCCTGGCGGGGGCCAGGACGCGGGCGGCTTCGTGA
- the trpD gene encoding anthranilate phosphoribosyltransferase — MKTFIDQDTDALLVGACLALLAQRIPEAEELAAFAGALQEVAIPFPDSGMRVLDTCGTGGDGASTANLSTLAALHLAHLGVPVLKHGNRAATSLCGSADLLEALGYDLARSPEQLLADLRERRFAFLFAPAYHPLLGRLREIRKRLGIPTIFNLLGPLLNPGKPQLQLLGVAKEALVKPMAGALAQGSVQRAFVVHGKDAEGRGLDEASIEGPTALLEIRDGALKSAQVLVPRELGIPQPAKNALRVEDRAEALMVARGLHGGSSHPDFRPAVADAVALQVALGLVLHREAGLDSLPDYFREARNSLDGGFALPLPTSVEVR; from the coding sequence ATGAAGACTTTCATCGACCAGGACACCGACGCGCTGCTGGTGGGGGCCTGCCTGGCGCTGCTGGCGCAGCGGATCCCCGAAGCCGAGGAATTGGCGGCCTTTGCCGGAGCCTTGCAGGAGGTCGCCATTCCGTTTCCGGATTCAGGCATGCGCGTGCTGGACACCTGCGGCACCGGCGGCGATGGCGCGTCCACGGCCAATCTGAGCACCCTGGCGGCCCTGCATCTGGCGCATCTGGGCGTGCCGGTGCTGAAGCATGGCAACCGCGCCGCCACGAGTTTGTGCGGCTCGGCGGATCTGCTGGAGGCCCTGGGCTACGACCTGGCCCGCTCCCCTGAACAATTGCTGGCCGATCTGCGGGAGCGACGCTTCGCCTTCCTCTTCGCCCCGGCCTACCACCCGCTGCTGGGCCGCCTGCGGGAGATCCGCAAGCGCCTGGGCATCCCGACGATTTTCAACCTCCTGGGTCCCCTGCTGAACCCCGGCAAGCCGCAATTGCAGCTGCTGGGTGTGGCGAAGGAAGCCCTGGTGAAACCCATGGCGGGCGCCCTCGCGCAGGGGTCCGTGCAGCGGGCCTTCGTGGTCCATGGCAAGGACGCCGAAGGCCGGGGGCTGGACGAAGCCTCCATCGAAGGACCCACCGCGCTCCTCGAAATCCGGGATGGCGCGTTGAAATCCGCGCAGGTGCTGGTTCCCCGCGAGCTGGGGATTCCGCAGCCGGCCAAGAACGCGCTCCGCGTGGAGGACCGGGCCGAAGCGCTGATGGTGGCGAGAGGTCTGCACGGAGGCTCCAGCCATCCGGATTTCCGCCCCGCGGTGGCTGATGCGGTGGCCCTCCAAGTGGCGCTGGGGCTGGTGTTGCACCGGGAGGCGGGACTTGATTCCCTGCCCGATTATTTCCGCGAAGCCAGGAATTCCCTCGATGGTGGATTTGCCCTGCCGCTCCCGACCAGTGTGGAGGTGCGCTGA
- the trpB gene encoding tryptophan synthase subunit beta: MHATEFLLPTRFGTGGLGGCYAPETLMQPLLDLEAAFRNALDDSSFLSELKYELRHFVGRPTPLTSAPRLAASLGLKGLFLKREDLTHTGAHKINNAIAQALLARRMGKLEIIAETGAGQHGVAAAAACARLGLKCTVYMGVVDMARQAPNVARMRLFGTEVVPVEAGQGTLKEAVNEALRAWAARCDKAHYILGSALGPHPFPTMVRTFQTVIGEEARAQALEQTGALPEAVIACAGGGSNGLGLLVPFLGDGLRRFAVEAGGHGPALGEHAARLDGGRMGVLHGCKTLLLQDQHGHTAETASISAGLDYPALGPELAALALDGQIEVLRASDDQALAAAQRLCEAEGILPALESSHALALLPELATRGFATVLLGLSGRGDKDLSTYQTKLGI, from the coding sequence ATGCACGCGACTGAGTTCCTGCTTCCAACCCGTTTCGGCACCGGGGGACTGGGAGGCTGCTACGCGCCGGAGACACTCATGCAGCCCCTGCTGGATCTCGAAGCAGCCTTCCGGAATGCTCTGGATGATTCATCCTTCCTATCTGAATTAAAGTATGAATTGCGTCATTTCGTCGGGCGTCCGACGCCACTCACCTCGGCCCCCCGGCTGGCCGCCAGTCTTGGCTTGAAAGGCCTTTTCCTCAAACGCGAGGATCTCACCCACACCGGCGCGCACAAGATCAACAATGCCATCGCCCAGGCCCTGCTGGCGCGGCGCATGGGCAAGCTGGAGATCATCGCGGAGACCGGCGCGGGCCAGCATGGCGTGGCCGCCGCCGCCGCCTGCGCCCGCCTGGGCCTGAAATGCACGGTCTACATGGGCGTGGTGGACATGGCCCGGCAGGCCCCGAACGTGGCGCGCATGCGGCTCTTCGGCACGGAGGTGGTTCCGGTGGAAGCGGGGCAGGGGACCCTGAAGGAAGCCGTGAACGAAGCCCTGCGCGCCTGGGCCGCGCGCTGCGACAAGGCCCACTACATTCTGGGCAGCGCCCTGGGGCCCCATCCATTTCCGACGATGGTGCGCACCTTCCAGACGGTCATCGGCGAGGAAGCCCGGGCCCAGGCACTGGAACAGACCGGCGCCCTGCCGGAAGCGGTCATCGCCTGCGCCGGGGGCGGCAGCAACGGCCTCGGCTTGCTGGTGCCCTTTCTCGGGGATGGACTGCGCCGGTTCGCGGTGGAGGCAGGAGGACACGGGCCGGCCCTCGGCGAACATGCAGCCCGGCTGGACGGCGGGCGCATGGGCGTGCTGCACGGCTGCAAGACCCTGCTGCTGCAGGATCAGCATGGCCACACTGCCGAGACCGCCAGCATCAGCGCGGGCCTGGATTATCCGGCCCTGGGCCCCGAACTGGCCGCCCTCGCGCTGGATGGACAGATCGAAGTGCTCCGCGCTTCCGACGACCAGGCCTTGGCGGCGGCGCAACGCTTGTGCGAAGCCGAAGGCATCTTGCCCGCGCTGGAATCGAGCCACGCCCTGGCCCTGCTCCCGGAACTCGCAACGCGGGGCTTCGCGACGGTCCTGCTGGGCCTTTCCGGGCGCGGGGACAAGGACCTATCGACCTATCAAACAAAACTAGGCATTTAG